One window from the genome of [Clostridium] celerecrescens 18A encodes:
- a CDS encoding BMP family ABC transporter substrate-binding protein, with protein sequence MKKTFQLILTGVLACAMLTACGKANDSVQTTAGKQEQTEGTDTANGEKTPEKPLKAVYLVNGNLGDKGFYDSAASGLYRMRDELGADIKVVEMGRDETSYEGHFTDVSEQDWDVIIAGTWSVKEVAQNTAAQYPDKKYIFFDSDVDRTIVADGNMMGITYNSNQGSFLAGVLAAQMLDSGDAKIDASKRTLGFIGSMDVANINDFLVGYLEGVKYVDPNIKVIPSYVGSFEDVPKCLEMTTQLYNQGAQIVYAPASQSILGAATAANNVDKYLIACDQDLYTQLKDTNPEIAKNILTSTLKNVGDSLVTAVKGLMDNSMTCEETYALGLDSGAVGLAQNDNFNTIVPEDIKKKLDEVKDKIIKGDITVGSAMKMTTEEVSALRDSMK encoded by the coding sequence ATGAAAAAAACGTTTCAATTGATTCTTACAGGGGTACTTGCCTGCGCCATGCTCACCGCATGCGGCAAAGCAAATGACAGCGTACAGACGACTGCCGGAAAACAGGAGCAAACAGAGGGGACGGATACAGCAAACGGAGAGAAGACTCCGGAAAAGCCGTTAAAGGCCGTGTATCTGGTAAACGGAAACCTGGGGGACAAAGGCTTTTATGACTCAGCGGCCAGCGGCCTTTACCGTATGAGAGATGAACTGGGGGCCGACATCAAGGTGGTTGAAATGGGACGCGACGAGACCAGCTATGAAGGACATTTCACAGACGTTTCCGAGCAGGATTGGGATGTCATCATTGCAGGTACCTGGTCCGTGAAAGAGGTGGCGCAAAATACGGCCGCACAGTATCCTGATAAAAAATATATTTTCTTTGACAGCGATGTGGACCGGACGATTGTTGCTGACGGAAATATGATGGGCATTACATACAATTCAAACCAGGGTTCTTTCTTAGCTGGTGTCCTGGCTGCCCAGATGCTTGATTCCGGAGACGCAAAGATCGATGCTTCCAAGAGAACCTTAGGCTTTATCGGTTCCATGGATGTGGCAAATATCAATGACTTTCTGGTAGGATATCTGGAAGGCGTGAAATACGTAGATCCAAACATCAAGGTGATCCCTTCCTATGTGGGTTCCTTTGAAGATGTTCCAAAATGTCTTGAAATGACCACCCAGTTATACAATCAGGGCGCACAGATCGTATATGCGCCGGCATCTCAAAGTATTCTCGGAGCAGCTACTGCGGCAAACAACGTTGACAAATACTTAATCGCCTGTGACCAGGATCTGTATACCCAGTTAAAGGATACGAATCCTGAGATCGCAAAGAACATTTTGACATCAACCCTGAAAAATGTGGGAGATTCCCTTGTAACAGCAGTCAAAGGCCTTATGGACAACTCCATGACCTGTGAAGAGACATATGCTCTTGGCCTTGACAGCGGTGCAGTAGGTCTGGCTCAGAATGATAATTTTAACACCATTGTACCTGAGGATATTAAGAAGAAACTTGATGAAGTAAAGGACAAGATCATCAAGGGTGATATTACGGTAGGAAGCGCTATGAAAATGACGACGGAAGAAGTCTCCGCATTACGTGACAGCATGAAATAA
- a CDS encoding GntR family transcriptional regulator, producing the protein MMDYNKLPLLEEDISENLVIPNYVKIYDIIFNLIVEGVIKAGDVVPSENKLANYWKVSRGTVRMAMRKLEEDGYINKTQGKQAVVSTHALQYKDGFQWLFNPCIENCVDTIDEIKISAQYQPCGVYVAHELGYKKPGDLMIFTSTDYFSNGRQVANTVTIFDAEYMEKFQLDLNDIEKMKEFSTYGLYRLAKHAKTVFNVLNADADSYIAGINKNEPVIIVEEILVEEGDKQLSYAKHQLLGSMYRFSMERKSHM; encoded by the coding sequence ATGATGGATTATAATAAGCTGCCGCTACTGGAGGAAGATATTTCAGAGAACCTGGTGATTCCGAACTACGTTAAAATTTATGATATTATTTTTAATTTAATAGTAGAAGGAGTGATCAAAGCAGGAGATGTTGTTCCAAGTGAAAATAAGCTGGCTAATTACTGGAAAGTCAGCCGCGGCACGGTCAGAATGGCTATGAGAAAGCTAGAAGAGGATGGATACATAAATAAGACCCAGGGGAAGCAGGCGGTAGTTTCGACACATGCGCTGCAATATAAGGATGGATTCCAGTGGTTGTTTAACCCGTGCATTGAGAACTGCGTGGATACCATTGATGAGATTAAGATTTCCGCCCAGTACCAGCCCTGCGGTGTTTACGTTGCTCATGAGCTGGGGTATAAAAAGCCGGGAGATTTAATGATTTTTACCAGTACGGATTATTTTTCCAACGGGCGCCAGGTGGCAAATACGGTCACGATTTTTGATGCGGAATATATGGAGAAATTCCAGTTGGATCTGAATGACATTGAAAAGATGAAGGAGTTCAGCACTTATGGTCTGTATCGACTGGCAAAGCACGCAAAGACTGTGTTCAATGTGCTGAATGCAGATGCGGATTCCTATATTGCAGGCATTAATAAAAATGAGCCGGTCATTATTGTGGAAGAGATCCTGGTAGAAGAGGGGGATAAGCAGCTCAGCTATGCCAAGCACCAGCTTCTCGGAAGTATGTACCGTTTCTCTATGGAACGCAAGTCTCATATGTAA
- a CDS encoding nucleoside phosphorylase gives MDKLKMMHIGISKGDVGRYVFLPGSPERAEKIAAHFDNPREIAYNREFRTFVGELDGTRVAVTSTGIGGPSAAIAMEELYQCGADTMLRIGSGASTSEKVKTGDIVIPNGAIRMEGVGNHYLPVEFPAVPDYSMIKELEAASGRLNMPYNVGVTITKASFYSQTQPEKKPVKDEILHKWSAYEAGGATSTSMECSTLFLVAASLGIRAASVLVSATDYKNSPEKDRVPLTELENRVILVGIEAMRAIIKNDLVG, from the coding sequence ATGGATAAATTGAAAATGATGCATATTGGAATCTCAAAAGGTGATGTTGGAAGGTATGTTTTTTTACCGGGGAGCCCGGAGAGGGCAGAAAAGATTGCCGCTCATTTTGACAATCCAAGGGAAATTGCATATAACCGTGAGTTCAGAACCTTTGTTGGGGAACTTGATGGAACGAGAGTGGCAGTTACCAGTACCGGAATCGGAGGACCTTCTGCCGCCATTGCCATGGAGGAGCTTTATCAGTGCGGTGCGGATACCATGCTTCGCATCGGTTCCGGCGCTTCAACTTCAGAGAAGGTGAAGACAGGGGACATCGTGATTCCCAATGGAGCAATCCGGATGGAAGGCGTCGGCAATCATTATTTGCCGGTGGAATTCCCTGCGGTTCCGGACTATTCCATGATAAAAGAGCTGGAGGCTGCATCTGGACGGCTGAATATGCCCTATAATGTGGGAGTTACCATTACAAAAGCCTCCTTTTACAGTCAGACTCAGCCGGAGAAAAAGCCGGTAAAGGATGAGATCCTTCATAAATGGAGTGCTTACGAGGCAGGCGGTGCCACCTCTACAAGCATGGAATGCTCCACCCTGTTTCTGGTAGCAGCCAGCTTAGGAATACGGGCAGCTTCCGTTTTAGTAAGCGCCACAGATTATAAGAACTCCCCGGAAAAGGACAGAGTACCGCTTACGGAATTGGAAAACAGAGTGATTCTGGTTGGCATTGAGGCAATGAGAGCCATAATAAAAAATGATTTGGTGGGGTGA
- a CDS encoding Cof-type HAD-IIB family hydrolase, which translates to MSIRLIASDMDGTLLNPQTNISKANVDAIRRLERAGIEFLICSGRDYQEAKAVMDACDITCSYICLSGAAVYSQDGEILSEIPLTSQNLVDINRILTEQQADMDILTSGGRYTTTPKERKLNEIYSFLKKKFSSSAHISKELEAAVQMRMESTTFITSLKELPEDSDVFKICSNGLPVQKASELKEIFSDYPDLAAASSFPDNIELTNQAAQKGLVLKAYAEQKGILLKDVMVLGDSDNDLSMFTPEFGWTVAMDNAMSCIRDAAKYHTKSNAEDGVAWAIRRLVFQENS; encoded by the coding sequence ATGAGCATCCGACTGATCGCCTCCGATATGGACGGCACCCTTTTAAACCCTCAGACCAATATCTCAAAAGCCAATGTAGATGCAATCCGCAGGCTTGAGCGCGCGGGCATAGAATTTTTAATCTGCAGCGGACGTGATTATCAAGAAGCTAAGGCCGTTATGGATGCCTGCGATATCACATGCAGCTATATCTGCTTAAGCGGGGCTGCCGTATACAGTCAGGATGGTGAAATACTGAGTGAGATTCCTCTTACCTCTCAGAATCTTGTAGACATTAATCGGATCCTTACAGAGCAACAGGCAGATATGGATATACTGACTTCCGGCGGGCGGTATACCACTACCCCAAAAGAGCGGAAGTTAAACGAGATATACTCCTTCTTAAAAAAGAAATTCAGCTCTTCTGCTCACATTTCAAAAGAACTGGAAGCTGCCGTGCAAATGCGGATGGAATCCACGACCTTTATTACTTCTCTTAAAGAGCTTCCTGAGGACAGTGATGTATTTAAGATATGCAGTAACGGGCTTCCTGTCCAAAAGGCTTCAGAATTAAAAGAAATCTTCTCAGACTATCCGGATCTGGCTGCAGCCTCCTCTTTCCCCGACAATATTGAGCTGACCAATCAGGCTGCCCAAAAAGGGCTGGTTTTGAAAGCATACGCAGAGCAAAAGGGAATCCTTCTTAAGGATGTGATGGTGCTTGGAGACAGTGACAATGATCTGTCCATGTTCACACCGGAATTTGGATGGACTGTCGCCATGGATAATGCCATGTCCTGCATTCGGGATGCAGCAAAATACCATACCAAATCCAATGCAGAGGATGGAGTTGCCTGGGCCATTCGCAGGCTTGTGTTTCAGGAAAACAGTTGA
- a CDS encoding DUF871 domain-containing protein: MGRLGISLYPEHSTPERDKEYIQLAGKYGFQRIFTCLLSVGNKNKDEMIHEFRDMIDTAHEYGMEVILDVAPPVFEALGASYDNLAPFKEMHADGIRLDIGFDGMKEAAMSYNCEGLKIELNASTDPSYVSNIMNHHPVPERIITCHNFYPQKYTGISLEHFDYCNREMKKHGLKVAAFVSSNNGNTFGPWPVNEGLCTLEMHRGLPVDAQVRHLLATRMVDDVIIANAYASEEELKACASVIPGKLMFGLCLEKELTETEREILYFDRQHVIRGDISEYMIRSTWPRVVFADKSVPPANTRDLKRGDVVILNDGYSRYKGELHVVLKDMPNDGRKNVIGHIPDYELVLLDYIKPWKLFGFTEVSFA, from the coding sequence ATGGGAAGACTTGGTATCTCCCTTTATCCGGAGCACTCCACTCCGGAACGGGATAAGGAATATATTCAGCTGGCTGGTAAATACGGGTTTCAGCGTATTTTTACCTGCTTGTTGAGCGTGGGGAATAAAAATAAAGATGAGATGATCCATGAATTTAGGGATATGATAGATACGGCCCATGAATATGGTATGGAAGTCATTCTGGATGTGGCACCACCTGTGTTTGAAGCACTGGGGGCTTCCTATGATAATCTGGCTCCCTTTAAAGAAATGCATGCAGATGGGATCCGGCTGGATATAGGCTTTGACGGCATGAAAGAAGCTGCAATGAGCTATAACTGTGAGGGGCTGAAGATCGAGCTGAACGCCAGTACCGATCCAAGCTATGTGTCAAATATCATGAATCATCATCCGGTACCGGAAAGAATCATTACCTGCCACAACTTTTATCCTCAGAAATATACGGGAATCAGTCTGGAGCATTTTGATTACTGCAACCGGGAAATGAAAAAGCACGGCCTTAAGGTTGCGGCCTTTGTATCCAGCAACAATGGGAATACTTTTGGCCCCTGGCCTGTGAATGAGGGGTTGTGTACTCTGGAGATGCACCGGGGCCTGCCTGTGGATGCCCAGGTACGGCATCTGCTTGCAACCCGTATGGTAGATGATGTGATCATAGCCAATGCCTATGCTTCTGAAGAGGAGTTAAAGGCTTGTGCCTCAGTGATTCCGGGAAAACTGATGTTTGGCCTTTGCCTGGAAAAGGAGCTGACGGAAACAGAGCGGGAGATTCTTTACTTTGACCGGCAGCATGTGATCAGAGGCGATATCAGTGAATATATGATACGGTCCACCTGGCCGAGAGTCGTCTTTGCTGACAAGTCGGTACCTCCTGCCAATACCCGGGATTTAAAACGTGGGGATGTTGTAATTTTAAATGACGGTTATTCCCGTTATAAGGGAGAGCTGCATGTTGTCTTAAAGGATATGCCTAATGACGGAAGAAAGAATGTGATCGGCCATATTCCTGATTATGAACTGGTACTGCTTGATTACATTAAACCCTGGAAGTTGTTCGGTTTTACAGAAGTATCATTTGCATGA
- a CDS encoding GntR family transcriptional regulator yields the protein MGTPKYQKIKQDLMEEIKDASVNTPIASERELAGRYNASRMTVRNALNELVEEGVLYRDKNKGTFVADQRLMKKNTSAETLNKPMDDTYDYNVIYFSSCFSDEKVASCLEIGSEDRMIRIVRLNRKNGKPVSVEEIYLIQSLINDNDYNNLNKLLDLKGYIDEGSVTQKFLPIIVPVKYINLLHVKLNTPIILVESTIVSKSGSPVVYIREFNNPIEKIIEITT from the coding sequence ATGGGGACTCCGAAATATCAAAAAATAAAACAGGACCTTATGGAAGAAATTAAGGACGCGTCTGTCAATACCCCTATTGCATCAGAACGGGAACTGGCCGGACGGTATAATGCCAGCCGGATGACCGTGCGCAACGCTTTAAATGAACTGGTGGAAGAGGGAGTATTATACAGAGATAAAAATAAAGGAACTTTTGTTGCAGACCAGAGGCTTATGAAAAAAAATACATCTGCAGAGACTCTGAATAAGCCAATGGATGATACTTATGATTACAATGTGATCTATTTCAGTTCCTGTTTTTCCGATGAAAAGGTCGCTTCCTGTCTGGAAATCGGATCTGAAGACCGGATGATCCGGATCGTGCGCCTAAACCGGAAGAATGGAAAGCCTGTAAGTGTTGAAGAAATCTATTTGATCCAAAGTCTGATCAATGACAATGATTACAACAACTTAAATAAGCTTTTGGATCTGAAAGGATACATTGATGAGGGATCGGTTACGCAGAAGTTTCTTCCTATCATAGTGCCTGTAAAATATATTAATCTGCTTCACGTAAAGCTGAATACTCCGATTATTTTGGTTGAGAGCACCATTGTAAGCAAAAGCGGCAGCCCGGTCGTGTATATCAGAGAATTTAACAACCCAATTGAAAAAATAATTGAGATAACCACATAG